A window of the Egibacter rhizosphaerae genome harbors these coding sequences:
- the mazG gene encoding nucleoside triphosphate pyrophosphohydrolase, translated as MSRLVLVDTSEHLPGWVPARTAVALGRSELVLTSIASHPLMAEFDADERPPQILVPEADGSAAWTAAVLDRAGAVVGSPSPTAAIPDSPEDDRPSSAPVVWLRAPGEPSDHVAELARAAEARGWDPDVHRAAEPRGAAVAGLARVMANLRAPDGCPWDREQDHVSLGPHAIEETYELLEAIGSGNPDAIREELGDVLLQVVFHAQVAAERDSFDLDAVAETIREKLVRRHPHVFADGDASTPEQVRTRWEELKADEKPERTGSFDGVPTALPALQLITKYQTRAARLGFDWSDESGPLDDVRAELAEVVDAPDDGERAKEIGDLLAAVAGLARWYGVDPEAALRGSAERFRARFERVVESSEEPLEALTPDQWLARWESAKRPHGAG; from the coding sequence GTGAGCCGGCTGGTCCTCGTCGACACGAGCGAGCACCTGCCCGGCTGGGTGCCGGCTCGCACCGCCGTGGCCCTCGGGCGCAGCGAGCTCGTGCTCACGAGCATCGCCTCCCACCCCCTCATGGCCGAGTTCGACGCGGACGAGCGCCCGCCGCAGATCCTCGTCCCCGAGGCCGACGGCAGTGCGGCTTGGACCGCGGCGGTGCTGGATCGTGCGGGCGCCGTGGTCGGGTCGCCGTCGCCGACTGCTGCGATCCCGGATTCCCCCGAGGACGATCGGCCGTCCTCGGCACCGGTGGTGTGGCTCCGGGCCCCCGGCGAGCCGTCGGACCACGTCGCCGAGCTCGCCCGCGCGGCCGAGGCCCGGGGGTGGGATCCCGACGTGCACCGCGCTGCCGAGCCCCGGGGCGCGGCGGTGGCCGGGCTGGCCCGCGTGATGGCGAACCTGCGTGCGCCGGACGGATGCCCCTGGGACCGCGAGCAGGATCACGTCAGCCTCGGCCCCCACGCGATCGAGGAGACCTACGAGCTGCTCGAAGCCATCGGCTCCGGGAACCCCGACGCGATCCGCGAGGAGCTCGGCGACGTCCTGCTGCAAGTCGTGTTCCACGCGCAGGTCGCCGCCGAACGGGACTCGTTCGACCTCGACGCCGTCGCCGAGACGATCCGGGAGAAGCTCGTGCGGCGTCATCCGCACGTCTTCGCCGACGGGGACGCCTCGACCCCCGAGCAGGTGCGCACGCGCTGGGAGGAGCTCAAGGCGGACGAGAAACCCGAGCGCACGGGCTCGTTCGACGGCGTGCCGACCGCGCTGCCCGCGCTCCAACTCATCACCAAGTATCAAACGCGGGCGGCGCGCCTCGGATTCGATTGGTCCGACGAGTCGGGCCCGCTCGACGACGTCCGCGCGGAGCTCGCCGAGGTCGTCGATGCCCCCGACGACGGGGAGCGGGCGAAGGAGATCGGCGACCTCCTGGCGGCGGTCGCCGGGCTCGCACGCTGGTATGGCGTCGACCCCGAGGCGGCCCTGCGCGGGAGCGCGGAACGGTTCCGTGCGCGCTTCGAGCGGGTGGTTGAATCCAGCGAGGAGCCGCTCGAGGCGTTGACCCCCGACCAGTGGCTGGCGCGCTGGGAGTCCGCGAAGCGGCCGCACGGGGCGGGTTGA
- the mfd gene encoding transcription-repair coupling factor — translation MRLQTTDAPLAALLDRARERLTAPLDTGPVHAGPATRALTCALLATGPPPPEHPAGPAPLLTIVPTERDAEQLAQSLSAFLGEDGVAHFPAWETLPHERLSPHAETVGRRLRVLDRLRAGDDALTVVVAPVRAALQPMDPRLAEREPVHLTPASEFGLDTLVERLAALGYTRVPLVESRGEFAVRGGIVDVFPSAADDPVRIEFFGDEVDELRTFNAADQRTVEQLEHVAIDAARELVLDDETAATARLVAKQVPALSDQLLQLADGIAFEGMEALVTAIHPTPAWLPDFFPDQSGMAVLDPVRVTSRAEELRAQAAELLVAGWGGAAGEADDREEAADTLAALRDATGTTERSEDNGVRADGAIEQAGGHGGQVGGHGGQVGGHGGQAGGNGAQAANGAGLTGFGEWPRVQARARGPVWTVDPFGTEDVPGEPWASFRGDMDGVARRARSLASEGELVVLTAPGHGAALRLGEVLRESGIAARTAERLTDPHDSGVVIVESPLPEGFHAPELDLALLGEWDLFGPRRSRAHRRLPSRKAASETVLDLAPGDPVVHASHGVGRYVGIVTRELRGPTRDVGGGSSTVTRDYVVLEYAGGDRLYVPSDNVDAIARYVGGEEPRVMRMGGAEWERAKGKVRKAVRDIAAELIRLYKARMHAEGTAFSVDSTWQRELEDAFPYVETPDQQAAIDAVKEDMQAPVPMDRLLCGDVGFGKTEVAVRAAAKAVFDGKQAALLVPTTLLAQQHGETFAERFAGFPVEIAVLSRFASAAEAKRILDGVAAGTVDIVIGTHRLLGEDVRFKDLGLLVVDEEQRFGVTHKEKLKALRTSVDVLTMTATPIPRTMEMAITGIRDLSTIETPPEERQPIVTHVGEWDESLAALAVRRELLRDGQVFWVHNQVNTIDAAAEQVRRLAPGARVEIAHGQMDEATLERIMLRFWKREFDVLVSTTIIESGLDVPNANTLIIERSDLLGLAQLYQLRGRVGRSSQRGYAYLFHPADQVMTEEAYKRLETVATYTGMSSGLSIALKDLEIRGAGSVLGADQSGQVASVGFEAYSQLMAEAVADLTSEGEATAMPGWGQAASEPEITVDLPVDAHLPHAYVPDEALRLEAYRKVAAVRDARGVKEVTTELTDRYGEPPPPARRLLTVAALRAAARRYGITDITTTPRGTVRIAPVQLTERQEVTLRRHHPAAVHNTEQQAIELPIPPSRDLPQESGLVGWVAGELKRVVGGSRY, via the coding sequence GTGCGACTCCAAACGACCGACGCGCCCCTCGCGGCCCTCCTCGACCGTGCGCGCGAACGCCTCACCGCCCCCCTCGACACCGGCCCGGTGCATGCGGGGCCGGCGACGCGCGCCCTCACCTGTGCGCTGCTCGCGACCGGCCCCCCGCCACCGGAACACCCCGCCGGTCCCGCGCCGCTGCTGACCATCGTCCCGACCGAGCGCGACGCGGAGCAGCTCGCCCAGAGCCTCAGCGCGTTCCTCGGCGAGGACGGTGTCGCGCACTTCCCCGCCTGGGAGACCCTGCCGCACGAGCGGCTGTCCCCGCACGCCGAGACGGTCGGGCGGCGCCTGCGGGTCCTCGATCGTCTGCGGGCCGGCGACGACGCCCTGACCGTGGTGGTCGCGCCCGTCCGTGCGGCCCTGCAGCCGATGGACCCGCGCTTGGCCGAGCGCGAGCCCGTTCACCTGACGCCGGCGAGCGAGTTCGGCCTCGACACGCTGGTGGAGCGCCTCGCGGCGCTGGGGTACACCCGGGTGCCGCTCGTCGAGTCCCGAGGGGAGTTCGCGGTGCGCGGCGGCATCGTCGACGTCTTCCCATCGGCGGCGGACGACCCGGTGCGCATCGAGTTCTTCGGCGACGAGGTCGACGAGCTGCGTACGTTCAATGCCGCCGATCAACGCACCGTGGAGCAGCTCGAGCACGTCGCGATCGACGCCGCCCGCGAGCTCGTGCTGGACGACGAGACCGCCGCGACCGCCCGGTTGGTCGCGAAGCAGGTGCCCGCCCTCAGCGATCAGCTGCTCCAGCTCGCGGACGGCATCGCCTTCGAGGGGATGGAGGCGCTGGTCACCGCCATCCACCCCACGCCCGCGTGGTTGCCCGACTTCTTCCCCGACCAGTCGGGGATGGCCGTTCTCGACCCGGTGCGGGTGACCAGTCGGGCCGAGGAGCTGCGCGCGCAGGCTGCCGAGCTCCTGGTCGCCGGCTGGGGTGGAGCGGCCGGTGAGGCCGACGACCGGGAGGAGGCCGCGGACACGCTCGCTGCCCTGCGCGATGCCACGGGCACGACCGAGCGGAGTGAGGACAACGGCGTGCGGGCCGACGGCGCGATCGAGCAGGCCGGCGGCCACGGCGGGCAGGTGGGCGGCCACGGCGGGCAGGTGGGCGGCCACGGCGGGCAGGCGGGCGGCAACGGTGCGCAGGCCGCGAACGGGGCCGGCCTCACCGGCTTCGGGGAGTGGCCACGGGTGCAGGCCCGAGCGCGCGGGCCGGTGTGGACCGTCGATCCGTTTGGCACCGAGGACGTCCCCGGCGAGCCGTGGGCCTCCTTCCGCGGCGACATGGACGGGGTCGCTCGCCGCGCGCGGTCGCTGGCGTCCGAGGGTGAGCTCGTGGTCCTCACCGCGCCGGGCCACGGCGCGGCGCTGCGCCTCGGCGAGGTGCTGCGCGAGTCGGGCATCGCGGCGCGCACGGCCGAGCGGCTCACCGACCCCCACGACAGCGGGGTCGTCATCGTCGAGTCGCCTTTGCCCGAGGGCTTCCACGCTCCCGAGCTCGACCTCGCCCTCCTCGGCGAGTGGGACCTGTTCGGTCCGCGCCGCAGCCGCGCGCACCGGCGCCTGCCGAGCCGCAAGGCCGCCAGCGAGACCGTGCTCGATCTCGCGCCCGGCGATCCGGTGGTGCACGCCAGCCACGGGGTCGGCCGCTACGTCGGCATCGTGACCCGCGAGCTGCGGGGACCCACGCGCGACGTCGGGGGTGGGTCGAGCACCGTTACCCGGGACTACGTCGTCCTCGAGTACGCAGGGGGCGACCGCCTCTACGTGCCGAGCGACAACGTCGACGCGATCGCGCGCTACGTCGGTGGTGAGGAGCCCCGCGTCATGCGCATGGGCGGGGCCGAGTGGGAGCGCGCGAAGGGCAAGGTCCGCAAGGCGGTCCGCGACATCGCGGCCGAGCTGATCCGGCTCTACAAGGCGCGGATGCACGCCGAGGGCACCGCGTTCAGCGTCGACAGCACGTGGCAGCGGGAGCTCGAGGACGCCTTCCCCTACGTCGAGACGCCCGACCAGCAGGCCGCGATCGACGCGGTCAAGGAGGACATGCAGGCCCCGGTGCCGATGGACCGCCTCCTCTGCGGCGACGTCGGGTTCGGCAAGACCGAGGTGGCGGTACGCGCTGCCGCGAAGGCCGTGTTCGACGGGAAGCAGGCCGCGCTGCTCGTGCCGACGACCCTGCTGGCGCAACAGCACGGGGAGACGTTCGCCGAGCGGTTCGCCGGCTTCCCCGTCGAGATCGCGGTCCTGTCCCGGTTCGCGAGCGCCGCCGAGGCGAAACGCATCCTCGACGGCGTCGCGGCCGGGACCGTCGACATCGTCATCGGCACCCACCGTCTGCTCGGCGAGGACGTCCGGTTCAAGGACCTCGGCCTGCTGGTCGTCGACGAGGAACAGCGCTTCGGCGTCACCCACAAGGAGAAGCTCAAGGCGCTGCGCACCAGCGTCGACGTGCTGACGATGACCGCCACGCCCATCCCGCGGACGATGGAGATGGCGATCACCGGGATCCGCGACCTCTCCACGATCGAGACCCCGCCCGAGGAGCGCCAGCCGATCGTGACCCACGTGGGGGAGTGGGACGAGTCGCTCGCCGCCCTCGCCGTGCGTCGCGAGCTGCTGCGCGACGGCCAGGTGTTCTGGGTGCACAACCAGGTGAACACCATCGACGCGGCCGCCGAGCAGGTCCGGCGCCTGGCCCCCGGCGCGCGTGTCGAGATCGCGCACGGGCAGATGGACGAGGCGACGCTCGAGCGCATCATGCTGCGCTTCTGGAAGCGCGAGTTCGACGTGCTCGTCTCCACGACGATCATCGAGTCGGGCCTCGACGTGCCGAACGCGAACACGCTGATCATCGAGCGCAGCGACCTGCTCGGGCTGGCGCAGCTCTACCAGCTGCGCGGTCGGGTCGGACGCTCGAGCCAGCGGGGGTACGCCTACCTGTTCCACCCCGCCGACCAGGTGATGACCGAGGAGGCGTACAAGCGCCTTGAGACCGTCGCGACCTACACGGGCATGTCCTCGGGGCTGTCGATCGCGCTCAAGGACCTCGAGATCCGCGGAGCGGGCAGCGTCCTGGGGGCCGATCAGTCCGGGCAGGTCGCGAGCGTCGGCTTCGAGGCGTACAGCCAGCTGATGGCGGAGGCCGTCGCGGACCTCACCAGTGAGGGCGAGGCGACGGCGATGCCCGGGTGGGGGCAGGCCGCGAGCGAACCCGAGATCACCGTCGATCTACCGGTCGACGCCCACCTCCCGCACGCCTACGTCCCGGACGAGGCGCTGCGGCTCGAGGCGTACCGGAAGGTGGCCGCGGTCCGCGACGCACGGGGCGTCAAGGAGGTCACGACCGAGCTGACCGACCGCTACGGCGAGCCCCCGCCGCCGGCTCGCCGTCTGCTCACGGTGGCGGCGCTGCGGGCGGCTGCGCGTCGCTACGGGATCACCGACATCACCACGACCCCGCGAGGCACCGTGCGTATCGCGCCGGTGCAGCTCACCGAGCGCCAGGAGGTCACGCTCCGCCGGCACCACCCGGCCGCCGTGCACAACACCGAGCAGCAGGCGATCGAGCTGCCGATCCCCCCGTCGCGCGACCTGCCGCAAGAGTCCGGGCTCGTCGGGTGGGTCGCCGGCGAGCTGAAGCGGGTCGTCGGCGGTTCCCGGTATTAG
- a CDS encoding 50S ribosomal protein L25 has protein sequence MSKQVPLAARPRAGSGSSEARALRRDGRVPAIAYGREMDATPLSVDSNELYHALNTAAGENAILRLEWEGEQQLTLAREIQRHPVKRHYQHVDFVAVTRGVKVSADIPIRVEGEAPGTDEGGVLEQPLYSLPVEVLPLEMPDEFVVDVSELGVGDTLRVADVPVPEGVDVTEDPESPVVTISYAELDVPEPGEEGLTEEEIAEAAEEDEGVEDSGDEGEAGDEENA, from the coding sequence ATGTCGAAGCAGGTCCCGCTCGCCGCCCGCCCCCGCGCCGGCAGTGGTAGCTCAGAGGCCCGCGCGCTGCGGCGCGACGGCCGGGTGCCCGCGATCGCCTACGGCCGCGAGATGGACGCCACGCCGCTGTCGGTCGACTCGAACGAGCTCTATCACGCCCTCAACACTGCCGCCGGCGAGAACGCGATCCTGCGTCTGGAGTGGGAGGGGGAGCAGCAGCTCACCCTCGCCCGTGAGATCCAGCGGCACCCCGTGAAGCGGCACTACCAGCACGTGGACTTCGTCGCGGTGACCAGGGGCGTGAAGGTCTCGGCCGACATCCCCATCCGGGTCGAGGGCGAGGCTCCCGGCACCGACGAGGGCGGCGTGCTCGAGCAGCCGCTCTACTCGCTGCCGGTCGAGGTGCTCCCGCTGGAGATGCCCGACGAGTTCGTCGTCGACGTCTCCGAGCTCGGCGTGGGGGACACGCTGCGCGTCGCCGACGTGCCGGTGCCCGAGGGCGTCGACGTGACGGAGGACCCCGAGAGCCCCGTGGTAACGATCTCCTACGCCGAGCTCGACGTGCCCGAGCCGGGCGAGGAGGGCCTCACCGAGGAGGAGATCGCCGAAGCCGCCGAGGAGGACGAGGGAGTCGAGGACTCCGGCGACGAGGGCGAGGCCGGCGACGAGGAGAACGCCTAG
- a CDS encoding 6-phosphofructokinase, producing MRIGVLTGGGDVPGLNPCIKAVVNRVVDDGHDVVGIRRGWGGLLECDPDDERSVADCILPLDPGVVRTIDRTGGTMLHTSRTNPSRVRDKDVPGHLRDQRGPQEPHDFTPHVLRNLERLGIDALIPIGGDDTLSYALRLHEEGVPVVAIPKTMDNDVHGTDYCIGFSTAITRSVQFIHQLRTSTGSHERIAVVELFGRYSGETSLISAYLAGVDRALISEVPFDVDKLAKMVVADKARNPSNYTMVTVSEGARHQGGEILLRGEEDAYGHRKLGGIGEIVGEALKERTGEGIVSQQLGYLMRSGSPDSLDLMVATNYAVMAADLAVEGSRGRMMALRSGTYTNVPISVTHEGAKRVDVDALYDAEEYRPKVRHVGGKPMFLY from the coding sequence ATGCGCATCGGCGTCCTGACCGGGGGTGGGGACGTGCCTGGCCTCAACCCGTGCATCAAAGCGGTGGTGAACCGGGTGGTCGACGATGGCCACGACGTCGTGGGTATCCGCCGAGGCTGGGGAGGCCTGCTGGAGTGCGACCCTGACGACGAGCGTTCCGTCGCCGACTGCATCCTGCCGCTGGACCCGGGTGTGGTGCGCACGATCGACCGGACCGGCGGGACCATGTTGCACACCAGCCGCACGAACCCCAGTCGCGTGCGCGACAAGGACGTTCCCGGGCACCTGCGCGACCAGCGCGGCCCGCAGGAGCCGCACGACTTCACCCCGCACGTGCTGCGCAACCTCGAGCGCCTCGGGATCGACGCGCTCATCCCCATCGGGGGCGACGACACGCTCTCGTACGCGCTGCGGCTGCACGAGGAGGGCGTTCCCGTCGTCGCGATCCCGAAGACGATGGACAACGACGTTCACGGCACCGACTACTGCATCGGGTTCTCGACGGCGATCACCCGCAGCGTGCAGTTCATCCATCAGCTGCGCACCTCGACCGGCAGCCACGAGCGCATCGCCGTGGTCGAGCTCTTCGGCCGCTACTCCGGGGAGACGAGCCTGATCAGCGCGTACCTCGCCGGCGTGGACCGGGCGCTCATCAGCGAGGTCCCCTTCGATGTGGACAAGCTCGCGAAGATGGTGGTCGCCGACAAGGCGAGGAACCCCTCGAACTACACGATGGTCACGGTGAGCGAGGGCGCGCGTCACCAGGGTGGCGAGATCCTGCTGCGCGGCGAGGAGGACGCCTACGGGCACCGCAAGCTCGGGGGCATCGGCGAGATCGTCGGGGAGGCGCTCAAGGAGCGGACCGGCGAGGGCATCGTCAGCCAGCAGCTCGGCTACCTCATGCGCTCCGGGTCGCCGGACTCCCTAGACCTCATGGTCGCGACGAACTACGCGGTCATGGCGGCCGACCTCGCCGTCGAGGGATCCCGCGGGCGCATGATGGCGCTGCGCAGCGGCACCTACACGAACGTGCCGATCTCGGTGACGCACGAGGGGGCCAAGCGCGTGGACGTCGACGCGCTCTACGACGCCGAGGAGTACCGCCCGAAGGTTCGCCACGTCGGCGGGAAGCCGATGTTCCTGTACTGA
- a CDS encoding ribose-phosphate diphosphokinase produces the protein MELVTKKRMQIFSGRGYPDLGEAVAEHLGMKLGDVAIDDFANEEIYCRYQENIRGCDVFVVQTHCSPINQNIMEHCIMIEAAKRASAKRITAVAPFFGYARQDKKARSREPITARLLADMLTVSGADRVVSVDLHSQQLQGFFDQPLDHLTALPLLVDWLRGRFDEEELVVASPDAGRVDLMEKFLSHLPGATPAYLAKTRTGHNVARTLAVTGDVEGKVCALVDDMIDTAGTICGAAEALMERGARKVLALATHPVLSGPALERIDASPIDRVVVTNTLPIPEGVSDKIEVVSIAPIVASTMRAIFEDQSVSELFDDQNQ, from the coding sequence ATGGAGCTCGTCACCAAGAAGCGCATGCAGATCTTCTCCGGCCGTGGCTACCCGGACCTCGGCGAAGCGGTGGCCGAGCATCTCGGCATGAAACTCGGCGACGTCGCCATCGACGACTTCGCGAACGAGGAGATCTACTGCCGCTACCAGGAGAACATCCGCGGCTGCGACGTCTTCGTGGTGCAGACCCACTGCTCGCCGATCAACCAGAACATCATGGAGCACTGCATCATGATCGAGGCCGCGAAGCGGGCCTCGGCCAAGCGCATCACCGCGGTCGCGCCGTTCTTCGGGTACGCGCGTCAGGACAAGAAGGCGCGCTCGCGCGAGCCGATCACCGCGCGGTTGCTCGCGGACATGCTCACGGTCTCCGGCGCCGACCGCGTGGTCTCGGTCGACCTGCACTCGCAGCAGCTGCAGGGGTTCTTCGACCAGCCCCTCGACCATCTGACGGCGCTGCCGCTGCTCGTCGACTGGCTGCGGGGACGGTTCGACGAGGAGGAGCTGGTCGTGGCCTCCCCCGACGCTGGCCGCGTCGACCTCATGGAGAAATTCCTTTCCCACCTGCCCGGCGCGACGCCGGCTTACCTCGCGAAGACGCGCACGGGACACAACGTCGCGCGCACCCTCGCGGTGACCGGCGATGTCGAGGGCAAGGTCTGCGCGCTCGTCGACGACATGATCGACACCGCGGGGACGATCTGCGGGGCGGCCGAGGCGCTCATGGAGCGGGGCGCGCGGAAGGTTCTCGCCCTCGCGACGCACCCGGTGCTGTCGGGTCCGGCGCTGGAGCGGATCGACGCGAGCCCGATCGACCGGGTCGTCGTCACCAACACGCTGCCGATCCCCGAGGGGGTTTCCGACAAGATCGAGGTGGTCTCGATCGCGCCGATCGTCGCGAGCACGATGCGGGCGATCTTCGAGGACCAGTCCGTGAGCGAGCTGTTCGATGACCAGAACCAGTAG
- a CDS encoding peptidylprolyl isomerase — MPRFLPARPTAVLVVLAFALAACAEVTGTGDPTMAAQVGERTIALDEVSETADEQGDQVAQTEADLDPQAARASEAQALTQLIVVELFEIGAGELGVEPTEEDLAEEREQLEAQFGGPEGLEQAGIEDEDLRLFALQEAVLEELVDDEELSEGLEDLRGARHILVESEEEAEDAIDRLDDEDFEDVAMDVSIDEGSAQQGGELGTIAPGELVPEFEDALHELEVGEVSDPVESEFGWHVIERLEDPDDELAEDQVRQEVGQQEFTAWIQGVAADTEIEVNPRFGAWNTEMLEVDPAGALDRPGPLEQRADDTDETPEAANDADDEGVSGS, encoded by the coding sequence GTGCCGAGATTCTTGCCCGCGCGCCCAACTGCCGTGCTCGTCGTGCTGGCGTTCGCTCTCGCGGCGTGCGCCGAGGTCACGGGAACGGGCGACCCCACGATGGCCGCCCAGGTCGGGGAGCGGACGATCGCCCTCGACGAGGTCAGCGAGACGGCCGACGAGCAGGGCGATCAGGTCGCCCAGACCGAGGCCGATCTCGATCCGCAGGCGGCGCGCGCGTCGGAGGCGCAGGCACTCACCCAGCTCATCGTGGTGGAGTTGTTCGAGATCGGGGCGGGCGAGTTGGGCGTGGAGCCCACCGAGGAGGACCTCGCCGAGGAACGCGAGCAGCTAGAGGCGCAGTTCGGCGGTCCCGAGGGCCTCGAGCAGGCCGGCATCGAGGACGAGGACCTGCGGTTGTTCGCGCTGCAGGAGGCCGTGCTCGAGGAGCTGGTCGACGACGAGGAGCTCTCCGAGGGCCTGGAGGATCTCCGAGGTGCCCGCCACATCCTGGTCGAGTCCGAGGAGGAGGCCGAGGACGCGATCGATCGGCTCGACGACGAGGACTTCGAGGACGTCGCGATGGACGTCTCGATCGACGAGGGGAGCGCGCAGCAGGGCGGCGAGCTCGGCACGATCGCGCCGGGGGAGCTCGTGCCGGAGTTCGAGGACGCGCTGCACGAGCTCGAGGTGGGGGAGGTCTCCGACCCCGTCGAGAGCGAGTTCGGCTGGCACGTCATCGAACGCCTCGAGGACCCCGACGACGAGCTGGCGGAGGACCAGGTGCGCCAGGAGGTCGGCCAGCAGGAGTTCACGGCGTGGATCCAGGGGGTGGCGGCCGACACCGAGATCGAGGTGAACCCGCGCTTCGGTGCCTGGAACACCGAGATGCTCGAGGTCGACCCTGCCGGCGCCCTGGACCGGCCCGGGCCCCTGGAGCAGCGCGCTGACGACACGGACGAGACGCCCGAGGCCGCGAACGACGCCGACGACGAGGGGGTATCCGGCTCGTGA
- a CDS encoding MFS transporter: MSQATQGRQVAFTATLALSMGIGPFAVNAISVLAPRVVPELGLTRAELGTLPTLTFAVAGAVSFLVGARATRAGGRRVLLAVFLAGALAVTAMMGARSLPWLWVGALLGGLSQAVSIPVTNQLVAELSPPGRRGVPTGVKQSGVQMVQTLVALTLPPLAVWVGWRGSLWVGVVLAALGAVAVWRVIPPGSLRGPPRPRGHREALDPGVWWLTGYILVLGLTVQAVLVYTPLYAHEQVGLGPTVAGFSTGVLAVTGIAARIVWSRAVERSARPARMLLAFAIVAALGVGLILTAEQGTPVMLWLGLILFGGSAIAVNAVIMMLVIKRSPEGSTGRASGIVSLGLYAGFMLGPLGFGSTVDATGSYAVGWGAVVACCLAGAALAGAWMFQERTR, encoded by the coding sequence GTGAGCCAGGCGACGCAGGGCCGGCAGGTGGCCTTCACGGCCACGCTCGCACTCTCGATGGGGATCGGCCCGTTCGCGGTCAACGCCATCAGCGTGCTGGCTCCGCGCGTCGTGCCCGAGCTCGGCCTCACGCGGGCGGAACTGGGGACGCTGCCCACGTTGACGTTCGCGGTCGCCGGCGCGGTGAGCTTCCTCGTGGGCGCCCGGGCGACGCGCGCGGGTGGTCGCCGGGTGCTGCTGGCGGTGTTCCTCGCGGGTGCGCTCGCGGTCACCGCCATGATGGGTGCGCGGTCTTTGCCGTGGCTGTGGGTGGGCGCGCTGTTGGGCGGGCTGAGCCAGGCCGTGTCGATCCCGGTGACCAACCAGCTCGTCGCCGAGCTGTCGCCTCCCGGCCGACGAGGTGTGCCGACGGGGGTCAAGCAGTCGGGCGTGCAGATGGTCCAGACGCTGGTGGCGCTGACGCTCCCCCCGCTCGCGGTGTGGGTCGGTTGGCGCGGCTCGCTCTGGGTCGGCGTCGTGCTCGCCGCGCTGGGCGCGGTCGCGGTCTGGCGGGTGATCCCGCCCGGATCGCTACGGGGTCCGCCGCGCCCGCGCGGGCACCGGGAGGCCCTCGACCCCGGGGTCTGGTGGCTGACCGGGTACATCCTCGTGCTCGGCCTCACGGTCCAGGCGGTGCTTGTCTACACCCCGTTGTACGCGCACGAACAGGTGGGGCTCGGCCCGACGGTCGCGGGGTTCTCGACAGGGGTGCTCGCGGTGACCGGGATCGCCGCGAGGATCGTGTGGTCCCGAGCCGTCGAGCGCTCGGCACGGCCCGCGCGGATGCTGCTCGCGTTCGCGATCGTGGCGGCGCTCGGCGTGGGCCTCATCCTCACCGCCGAGCAGGGCACGCCGGTCATGTTGTGGCTGGGCTTGATCCTCTTCGGCGGATCCGCGATCGCCGTCAACGCCGTGATCATGATGCTCGTCATCAAGCGGTCCCCCGAGGGCTCGACGGGCCGCGCCTCGGGGATCGTGAGCCTGGGGCTCTACGCCGGCTTCATGCTCGGCCCGCTCGGGTTCGGATCCACCGTCGACGCCACGGGCTCCTATGCCGTCGGGTGGGGCGCCGTGGTGGCCTGTTGCCTGGCGGGTGCCGCGCTCGCGGGGGCGTGGATGTTCCAGGAGCGCACGCGCTGA
- the pth gene encoding aminoacyl-tRNA hydrolase, with amino-acid sequence MGILDRLRGRRDDVADGERWLVLGLGNPDNEYGGTRHNVGSDVVRRLAERLGVSLKAHKARANVAETRNEPGGPALVLAVPHGYMNKSGGPAEALAQFYKVDHERLVVVHDDLDLELGRIRLKRGGGTAGHNGLKDIAQRTGSPDFLRVRVGIGRPQGRQPARDYVLKRFGAHEQDDAELARERGGDAVLDLVASGLEAAQNRHHAG; translated from the coding sequence GTGGGAATCCTCGACCGCCTACGCGGACGGCGCGACGACGTGGCGGACGGCGAGCGCTGGCTCGTTCTCGGGCTCGGCAACCCCGACAACGAGTACGGCGGTACCCGCCACAACGTCGGCTCGGACGTCGTGCGGAGGTTGGCCGAACGCCTCGGCGTTTCGCTGAAGGCACACAAGGCCCGGGCCAACGTCGCCGAGACGCGGAACGAGCCCGGGGGTCCGGCACTCGTGCTCGCCGTGCCCCACGGCTACATGAACAAGTCGGGAGGTCCCGCCGAGGCCCTCGCGCAGTTCTACAAGGTCGACCATGAACGGCTCGTCGTGGTGCACGACGACCTCGACCTCGAGCTCGGGCGGATCCGGCTGAAGCGGGGCGGCGGCACCGCCGGGCACAACGGTCTCAAGGACATCGCGCAACGCACCGGCAGTCCGGACTTCCTGCGCGTGCGCGTGGGGATCGGACGTCCGCAGGGTCGCCAGCCGGCCCGCGACTACGTGCTCAAGCGATTCGGGGCACACGAGCAGGACGACGCGGAGCTCGCCCGCGAGCGCGGCGGTGATGCGGTCCTCGACCTGGTCGCCTCGGGGCTGGAAGCCGCCCAGAACCGTCATCACGCGGGGTGA
- a CDS encoding LysM peptidoglycan-binding domain-containing protein, which yields MRVPEPLKWVGALLALGILVAVAAPAALEQLGGAVEFEEDGGLLDDPTEDLPEGEVEQEEPAEVVEGDGGDEGPCSGADDGTYTVEAGDILQAIAEDVYGDPDCADAIAELNELEEPGDLQAGQDLELP from the coding sequence ATGCGGGTACCTGAACCACTCAAGTGGGTCGGCGCGCTGCTCGCCCTCGGCATTCTCGTCGCGGTCGCCGCCCCGGCGGCCCTCGAGCAACTCGGGGGGGCCGTCGAGTTCGAGGAGGACGGCGGACTGCTCGACGATCCCACCGAGGACCTGCCCGAGGGCGAGGTCGAGCAGGAGGAGCCCGCGGAGGTCGTCGAAGGGGACGGCGGGGACGAGGGGCCGTGCTCGGGCGCGGACGACGGGACCTACACCGTCGAGGCCGGCGACATCCTCCAGGCGATCGCCGAGGACGTGTACGGCGACCCCGACTGCGCCGACGCGATCGCCGAGTTGAACGAGCTCGAGGAGCCCGGGGACCTGCAGGCCGGCCAGGACCTGGAGCTGCCATAG